Proteins found in one Candidatus Methanosuratincola sp. genomic segment:
- a CDS encoding Lrp/AsnC family transcriptional regulator, giving the protein MSSELDALDRLIIKTLQSNARTPFSKIAKEAGVSEATVFLRVKGLQQSGVIKSFRAIVDPQKIGKALSAFILVKADPKKYVEVASLIRDLPEVTEAFDVTGPYYLICRVDVPGKEALSEVIDKMGKVEGVLSTETAIVLKEIKENVGLSV; this is encoded by the coding sequence ATGTCCTCAGAACTCGACGCCCTTGACAGGCTCATAATAAAGACCCTCCAGTCAAACGCGCGGACCCCCTTCTCGAAGATTGCAAAGGAGGCGGGTGTCAGCGAGGCTACCGTATTCCTCAGGGTAAAGGGGCTCCAGCAGAGCGGCGTAATCAAGTCATTCAGGGCGATCGTAGACCCGCAGAAGATCGGAAAGGCCCTTTCGGCATTCATACTCGTTAAGGCGGACCCTAAGAAGTACGTCGAGGTCGCCAGCCTGATCAGGGACCTGCCGGAGGTCACCGAGGCATTTGACGTCACCGGCCCCTACTACCTCATCTGCAGGGTCGACGTCCCCGGGAAGGAGGCGCTCTCCGAGGTGATCGACAAGATGGGCAAGGTGGAGGGGGTTCTCAGCACCGAGACTGCCATCGTCCTCAAGGAGATAAAGGAGAACGTCGGGCTGAGCGTCTGA
- a CDS encoding acetyl-CoA carboxylase biotin carboxylase subunit, with protein sequence MLKKVLVANRGEIALRVIRACKEMEVKTVAVYSDADANAKFVYYADEAVPIGPGPAAQSYLKMEKIIEVAKQTGAEGIHPGYGFLAQNAKFVRMCEEAGIEFIGPKAKAQELLGDKLGARRSMEKAGIPIVPGALDAVQDDKDALETAEKAGYPVMVKPAGGGGGIGMQVCRSKDDLIEAIKKAQRLAASAFSRPEVYIEKYIERPRHIEIQILADKKGNCIYLGERECSIQRRHQKLIEEAPSPVMYLDPDLRRRMGETAVKVAKVAGYENAGTCEFLYSDVTKDFYFLEVNSRLQVEHPVTELVTGIDIVKEQLKVASGEPLTYGQNDVKITGHAIECRINAEDPMNNFVPSIGLITNYIEPGGPGIRVDGGIYAGYTIPPFYDSLAVKLLTWGRDRMEAIMRMRRALDEFVIEGIQTVIPFHKVMMRDEEFIAGHLHTELIAERNILDKVKTQVDADNAWKKSKESVLAKLAAKPAEAPAAAGAPVTDKKTVALAAAIASYINSKPQRQPVSSGWVISGRVKSAR encoded by the coding sequence TTGTTGAAGAAGGTCCTTGTAGCCAACAGAGGGGAGATCGCCCTTCGTGTCATAAGGGCGTGCAAAGAGATGGAAGTCAAGACAGTGGCGGTTTATTCCGACGCGGATGCAAACGCCAAGTTCGTATACTACGCAGACGAGGCTGTGCCTATAGGTCCAGGTCCTGCAGCCCAGAGCTACCTCAAGATGGAGAAGATCATCGAGGTCGCCAAGCAGACAGGGGCTGAGGGGATCCACCCCGGATACGGCTTCCTCGCCCAGAATGCAAAGTTCGTCAGGATGTGCGAGGAGGCGGGCATCGAGTTCATAGGGCCCAAGGCAAAGGCGCAGGAGCTACTCGGCGACAAGCTGGGCGCCAGGAGGAGCATGGAGAAGGCGGGCATCCCGATCGTCCCGGGCGCGCTCGACGCAGTCCAGGACGACAAGGATGCGCTTGAGACCGCCGAGAAGGCAGGGTACCCTGTCATGGTCAAGCCCGCGGGCGGTGGCGGCGGCATCGGGATGCAGGTCTGCAGGTCTAAGGACGACCTCATCGAAGCGATCAAGAAGGCGCAGCGCCTGGCCGCGTCCGCATTCTCAAGGCCCGAGGTCTACATCGAGAAGTACATCGAGAGGCCGAGGCACATCGAGATACAGATACTCGCTGACAAGAAGGGCAACTGCATCTACCTGGGCGAGAGGGAGTGCTCGATCCAGAGGAGGCATCAGAAGCTCATCGAGGAGGCCCCCTCACCGGTAATGTACCTTGACCCTGACCTGAGGAGAAGAATGGGCGAGACCGCAGTCAAGGTCGCGAAGGTAGCAGGGTACGAGAACGCAGGCACATGCGAGTTCCTCTACTCCGACGTGACAAAGGACTTTTACTTCCTCGAGGTAAACAGCAGGCTCCAGGTCGAGCACCCTGTGACCGAGCTCGTGACCGGGATCGACATCGTCAAGGAGCAGCTCAAGGTGGCGTCCGGCGAGCCGCTGACCTACGGCCAGAACGACGTCAAGATAACCGGGCATGCAATCGAGTGCCGGATCAACGCAGAGGATCCGATGAACAACTTCGTTCCCTCGATCGGGCTCATAACCAACTACATCGAGCCGGGCGGCCCTGGTATCAGGGTGGACGGTGGAATATACGCGGGCTACACCATCCCGCCGTTCTACGACTCGCTCGCCGTGAAGCTGCTCACCTGGGGCAGGGACAGGATGGAGGCAATCATGAGGATGCGCCGCGCCCTCGACGAGTTCGTGATTGAGGGCATCCAGACCGTCATCCCGTTCCACAAGGTGATGATGAGGGACGAGGAGTTCATAGCCGGACACCTGCACACCGAGCTGATCGCCGAGAGGAACATACTCGACAAGGTCAAGACCCAGGTCGACGCGGACAATGCCTGGAAGAAGAGCAAGGAGAGCGTGCTGGCGAAGCTCGCCGCGAAGCCGGCTGAGGCGCCCGCCGCGGCAGGGGCACCTGTGACCGACAAGAAGACCGTAGCGCTCGCAGCCGCAATAGCTTCGTACATAAACAGCAAGCCGCAGAGGCAGCCGGTCAGCAGCGGTTGGGTGATCTCCGGCAGGGTGAAGTCTGCCCGCTGA
- the hypB gene encoding hydrogenase nickel incorporation protein HypB — protein MPKPLVIKADDDEVLDVELEEDFIKANERMAALNRRTFDRAGVRVVDFMGSIGSGKTSIIERLVERLKEKYRVGVIAGDTATDIDAERISRHGVPSIQINTGRECHLDAPIVRKAAKKLIREGANLILIENVGNLICPAEFPLGSHLRAVVVSVTEGEYMIKKKADIFRAAEVAVINKKDMSGPMGIDVNMLVKDALDANPKIKVAVTSARTGEGIEELARALGL, from the coding sequence TTGCCCAAGCCCCTAGTGATCAAGGCTGACGACGATGAAGTGCTCGACGTCGAGCTCGAGGAGGACTTTATAAAGGCAAACGAGCGGATGGCCGCCCTCAACCGAAGGACCTTCGACCGGGCGGGGGTACGCGTCGTCGACTTCATGGGGTCCATCGGGTCCGGGAAGACCTCGATAATCGAGAGGCTCGTCGAGCGCCTCAAGGAGAAGTACCGCGTCGGTGTCATCGCCGGCGACACCGCGACCGACATAGACGCCGAGAGGATCTCGAGGCACGGCGTCCCCTCGATCCAGATAAACACGGGGAGGGAGTGCCACCTCGACGCCCCGATAGTGAGGAAGGCTGCGAAGAAGCTGATCCGGGAGGGCGCCAACCTCATCCTCATAGAGAACGTCGGGAACCTGATCTGCCCGGCCGAGTTCCCGCTCGGCTCGCACCTGAGGGCCGTGGTCGTGAGCGTGACCGAGGGCGAGTACATGATAAAGAAGAAGGCAGACATATTCAGGGCTGCTGAGGTCGCGGTCATAAACAAGAAGGACATGTCCGGTCCGATGGGCATTGACGTAAACATGCTCGTGAAAGACGCCCTGGACGCGAATCCGAAGATAAAGGTTGCCGTCACCAGCGCCCGGACCGGCGAGGGGATAGAGGAGCTGGCAAGGGCCCTCGGGCTCTGA
- a CDS encoding acetyl-CoA carboxylase biotin carboxyl carrier protein subunit has translation MAKTSKFQLSMGNVQYSVDITERAYGLYDVKVNDETFKINIADLLSPSLQAAGAAGGAGGAGGAPAAGNLCAAMPGTVMTVKCKAGDAVKPGDVLLTLETMKMENPIKSNREGKVKEIKVAPGKFVNVGDTLIVFE, from the coding sequence ATGGCAAAGACAAGCAAGTTCCAGCTTAGTATGGGAAATGTGCAGTACAGCGTGGACATCACTGAGCGCGCATACGGGCTTTACGACGTCAAGGTCAACGACGAGACCTTCAAGATAAACATCGCCGACCTGCTGTCCCCCTCCCTCCAGGCTGCGGGCGCAGCTGGCGGGGCAGGCGGCGCGGGTGGGGCTCCGGCAGCCGGCAACCTCTGCGCTGCGATGCCCGGCACAGTAATGACCGTAAAGTGCAAGGCTGGCGACGCGGTCAAGCCCGGGGACGTCCTGCTGACGCTCGAGACCATGAAGATGGAGAACCCTATAAAGTCGAACAGGGAAGGTAAGGTGAAGGAGATCAAGGTGGCCCCTGGCAAGTTCGTCAACGTCGGGGATACCTTGATAGTTTTTGAGTGA
- a CDS encoding CoA transferase: MKRPLEGIRVLSLTGALFGPYCGMVLADLGAEVIKVERPVYGDMNREWGPFFPNVQGPDKSAYYVSIHRNHKGITLNLKDPKGREILKELVKRSDVLIENFKPGTLDEWGLGYEDLRKVNPKLIYACGSGFGHTGPYSKWPSYDIIGQAMGGFMDMNGWPDKPPARAGSSIGDIVSGMFLAIGVLAALRYRECTGKGQKVDVAQVDSMVAVLENAVVRYTLEGKIPTRIGSKHPTITPFDIFQAKDGYVVIAAGNDAIFKRFCAAIGKPEWVTDPRFDTNPHRCANEQVLKQMIEEYTRNKTRWEVARLLLENDVPSAPVYNVGEAVEDPHVNAREMIIELDQPQYGKVRVAGCPIKFSESPIKRFDPAPLLGQHNKEILTSLGYSEAEIEEFKKKGII; encoded by the coding sequence GTGAAGAGACCGCTAGAAGGTATTAGAGTGCTTAGTCTGACAGGAGCCCTATTCGGTCCATACTGCGGTATGGTCCTCGCAGATCTAGGGGCTGAAGTCATCAAAGTGGAGAGGCCGGTATACGGCGACATGAACAGGGAGTGGGGGCCGTTCTTCCCCAACGTCCAGGGTCCTGATAAGAGCGCTTACTACGTGAGCATCCACAGGAACCACAAGGGGATAACCCTCAACCTGAAAGACCCAAAGGGTAGGGAGATACTGAAGGAGCTCGTCAAGAGGAGCGACGTCCTGATCGAGAACTTCAAGCCAGGGACACTCGACGAGTGGGGCCTTGGCTATGAGGATCTGAGGAAAGTGAACCCCAAGCTCATATACGCCTGCGGCTCCGGGTTCGGCCACACAGGGCCGTACAGCAAGTGGCCCAGCTACGACATCATCGGCCAGGCGATGGGCGGATTCATGGACATGAACGGCTGGCCAGACAAGCCCCCGGCGCGCGCGGGATCGTCGATAGGCGACATCGTCTCCGGGATGTTCCTAGCGATCGGCGTGCTGGCGGCCCTTAGGTACCGCGAGTGCACGGGCAAGGGCCAGAAGGTGGACGTTGCCCAGGTGGACTCCATGGTCGCAGTCCTCGAGAACGCCGTGGTCAGGTACACCCTCGAGGGCAAGATACCGACCAGGATAGGTTCGAAGCACCCGACAATCACTCCGTTCGACATCTTCCAGGCAAAGGACGGCTATGTGGTGATCGCTGCCGGCAATGATGCGATATTCAAGAGGTTCTGTGCAGCTATCGGCAAGCCCGAGTGGGTGACCGACCCGCGCTTCGACACTAACCCCCACAGGTGCGCGAACGAGCAGGTGCTCAAGCAGATGATCGAGGAGTACACCAGGAACAAGACGAGGTGGGAGGTAGCGAGGCTCCTGCTCGAGAACGATGTGCCTTCTGCGCCGGTCTACAACGTGGGCGAGGCTGTTGAGGACCCGCATGTGAATGCGAGGGAGATGATAATCGAGCTGGACCAGCCACAGTACGGGAAGGTAAGGGTGGCCGGCTGCCCGATAAAGTTCTCCGAGTCCCCGATAAAGAGGTTCGACCCTGCGCCGCTGCTGGGCCAGCACAACAAGGAGATACTCACCTCGCTCGGGTACTCTGAGGCTGAGATAGAGGAGTTCAAGAAGAAAGGGATTATCTAA
- a CDS encoding biotin--[acetyl-CoA-carboxylase] ligase, whose product MAEGKFFSGSAAASQTGVSRAAVSKQIARLRAKGYNIESVRGRGYLLVPRFDGLLPLEILARLRTRTLGRNPVLLDAVDSTQNFLRGLAEKGAAEGTLVVALEQRSGKGRASRHWSSPPGGLWFSLLLRPSLPMRQVSLLTLMFGVAVARSLMLQGIPASLKWPNDVLVRGRKICGILLEASSDPEKVEYVIAGIGLNVNFSTADLPEGVRESAVSTLDILGRRLDRAELLSTILMNAEAMYERLPSSIGEILEGWRLFSSTLGSPVKISSYGRVVEGRALDIAEDGALLVETEGGVERVYSGDVTVKET is encoded by the coding sequence TTGGCAGAAGGCAAGTTCTTCTCGGGATCGGCAGCCGCTTCCCAGACGGGGGTCTCGAGGGCGGCGGTCTCGAAGCAGATCGCACGCCTGAGGGCCAAGGGGTACAACATAGAATCTGTGAGGGGAAGGGGGTACCTCCTCGTGCCAAGGTTCGACGGGCTGCTCCCCCTTGAGATTCTCGCAAGGCTAAGGACCAGGACACTCGGCAGGAACCCGGTACTTCTCGACGCCGTCGACTCGACGCAGAACTTCCTTAGAGGGTTGGCTGAGAAGGGGGCGGCGGAGGGCACGCTCGTCGTTGCCCTCGAGCAGCGGTCCGGGAAAGGCAGGGCGTCCAGGCATTGGTCGTCTCCGCCCGGAGGTCTCTGGTTCAGCCTGCTGCTCCGCCCGTCCCTACCAATGCGCCAGGTCTCCCTACTCACGCTCATGTTCGGCGTCGCAGTAGCAAGGTCGCTGATGCTGCAGGGCATTCCCGCGTCCCTGAAGTGGCCGAATGACGTGCTCGTGAGGGGAAGGAAGATATGCGGGATACTCCTCGAGGCATCATCCGATCCTGAAAAAGTGGAGTACGTCATTGCAGGCATAGGTCTCAACGTCAACTTCTCCACGGCAGATCTTCCGGAGGGGGTAAGGGAGAGCGCCGTCTCAACCCTCGACATCCTTGGGAGGCGGCTTGACCGGGCAGAGCTCCTATCGACAATACTGATGAACGCTGAGGCGATGTACGAGAGGCTCCCTTCCTCGATAGGGGAGATACTGGAGGGCTGGCGCCTCTTCTCATCCACGCTGGGGTCGCCCGTGAAGATAAGCTCCTACGGTAGGGTCGTCGAAGGCAGGGCCCTTGACATAGCCGAGGACGGGGCGCTCCTCGTCGAGACGGAGGGCGGGGTCGAGAGGGTCTATTCTGGCGATGTGACCGTCAAAGAAACCTGA
- a CDS encoding carboxyl transferase domain-containing protein, with protein MEVREMAFQTLAEKFKELEDLKEKKKLGGGKEAIDKQHTAGKLTARERIEKLLDPGSFVEVDEFVVHRCFDFGMEKKKALGDAVVTGYGTINGRTVFVYSQDFTFVGGSLSEMQAKKITKIQDMALKSGCPVIGLNDSGGARIQEGINSLAGYGEIFYRNVMASGVIPQIIAIMGPCAGGAVYSPALADFIYMVKKTSYMFITGPKVVKAAIGEDVTFEALGGAEAHAKLSGVATMACENDEDCIKHIKTLLSYLPSNNMDDAPIVECGDPPDRMDEALNEVVPADPKKPYDVHDVINYVFDKGSFYELQPMYAPNAVIGFARLNGKSVGVIANQPMVYAGCLDIDSSDKIARFVRTCDAFNIPLITFVDVPGYLPGTKQEHGGVIRHGAKVIYAYSEATVPKLTVIMRKSYGGGYIAMCSRHLGADVVFAWPTAEIAVMGPEGAVEIIHRNELMKAKTPEEVKEITNRLAAEYRNKFANPYIAANMGYVDAVILPKETRPMLIKALEALSTKRDLQARPPKRHGNIPV; from the coding sequence ATGGAGGTAAGAGAAATGGCATTCCAAACATTGGCTGAAAAGTTCAAGGAACTGGAAGACCTCAAGGAGAAGAAGAAGCTGGGCGGAGGAAAGGAGGCAATCGACAAGCAACACACAGCCGGGAAGCTGACCGCCAGGGAGCGGATCGAGAAGCTCCTCGACCCGGGCAGCTTCGTCGAAGTTGACGAGTTCGTAGTCCACAGGTGCTTCGACTTCGGCATGGAGAAGAAGAAGGCCCTCGGCGACGCTGTGGTCACCGGTTACGGTACAATCAACGGCAGGACCGTCTTCGTCTATTCCCAGGACTTCACTTTCGTAGGCGGCTCGCTCAGCGAGATGCAGGCCAAAAAGATCACAAAGATCCAGGACATGGCGCTGAAGTCTGGCTGCCCGGTAATAGGTCTGAATGACTCGGGCGGTGCCAGGATCCAGGAAGGCATAAACTCCCTCGCGGGTTACGGCGAGATCTTCTACAGGAACGTGATGGCATCCGGCGTGATCCCCCAGATCATAGCAATCATGGGTCCGTGCGCGGGCGGTGCGGTCTATTCCCCTGCGCTCGCAGACTTCATCTACATGGTGAAGAAGACGAGCTACATGTTCATTACGGGGCCCAAGGTCGTTAAGGCTGCGATCGGGGAGGACGTTACCTTCGAGGCCCTCGGAGGCGCGGAGGCGCACGCCAAGCTGAGCGGAGTCGCAACGATGGCATGCGAGAACGACGAAGACTGCATAAAGCACATAAAGACGCTCCTCAGCTACCTGCCCTCGAACAACATGGACGACGCCCCGATAGTCGAGTGCGGAGACCCGCCGGACAGGATGGACGAGGCGCTGAACGAGGTCGTCCCCGCGGATCCGAAGAAGCCATACGATGTCCACGACGTGATCAACTATGTCTTCGACAAGGGCTCATTCTATGAGCTACAGCCGATGTACGCCCCCAACGCGGTCATAGGCTTCGCAAGGCTGAACGGCAAGAGCGTCGGCGTAATAGCGAACCAGCCCATGGTCTATGCGGGGTGCCTGGACATCGACTCCTCTGACAAGATAGCAAGGTTCGTCAGGACATGCGACGCGTTCAACATACCGCTGATAACATTCGTGGACGTCCCCGGATATTTGCCGGGTACGAAGCAGGAGCACGGCGGAGTCATCAGGCATGGCGCGAAGGTAATCTATGCATACTCTGAGGCGACGGTGCCGAAGCTGACCGTGATCATGCGAAAGAGCTACGGCGGAGGCTACATCGCCATGTGCAGCAGGCACCTGGGCGCTGACGTCGTCTTCGCGTGGCCCACTGCAGAGATCGCGGTGATGGGCCCTGAGGGTGCGGTGGAGATCATACACAGGAACGAACTCATGAAGGCCAAGACTCCGGAAGAGGTCAAGGAGATCACGAACAGGCTGGCAGCAGAGTACAGGAACAAGTTCGCGAACCCGTACATCGCAGCGAACATGGGATACGTGGACGCTGTGATCCTACCGAAGGAGACCCGCCCAATGCTCATCAAGGCACTCGAGGCACTCTCAACCAAGAGGGACCTCCAGGCGAGGCCTCCAAAGAGACACGGGAACATCCCGGTCTAA
- a CDS encoding SufD family Fe-S cluster assembly protein translates to MTDEWRKKYRLEALQAVTKRSAFGNDIDLSDFVTVPRGERGLDEDVKRKSLEVGVDVEGRKGGTYFQVDHSVLLSQLASRIKGVEMMPTDEALNKYEWLRAYYWKALSVSQDKYTAIAELRQTKGYFIRSAPNEKVEQPIQACLYIGTEGVLQAPHNIIIAEEGSELNIITGCTADSRAKTVAHVGVSEFYVKKNATLVFTMIHSWSDEAYVRPRTGVIVEEGGTFITNYVTIKPVRDIQSYPTAHLTGKGAKAKFNSIIYASKDSIIDLGNRIYLMAEGTSGESVFKVVSTGTSKVYNRGQIIGQNRNTKGHLECRGMILCPTSSITAIPELIAEHSDTELSHEAAIGRLQEEQLHYLMARGIQPEQAIGVLVKGFLDPGLPGLPERLQEEIRSKLALLERKSSPEEPC, encoded by the coding sequence ATGACCGACGAATGGAGGAAGAAGTACAGGCTTGAGGCGCTCCAGGCTGTGACGAAGCGCTCGGCTTTCGGGAACGACATAGACCTCAGCGACTTCGTCACGGTCCCGAGGGGCGAGAGGGGGCTGGACGAGGACGTGAAGAGGAAGAGCCTAGAGGTCGGCGTCGACGTGGAGGGGAGGAAAGGCGGCACCTACTTCCAGGTCGACCACTCCGTGCTCCTCAGCCAGCTCGCATCGAGGATAAAGGGGGTCGAGATGATGCCGACTGACGAGGCCCTCAACAAGTACGAATGGCTGAGGGCCTACTACTGGAAGGCGCTATCGGTCTCCCAGGACAAGTACACGGCGATCGCCGAGCTGAGGCAGACAAAGGGGTACTTCATCAGGTCTGCACCGAATGAAAAGGTCGAGCAGCCGATCCAGGCATGCCTGTACATCGGGACGGAGGGGGTCCTGCAGGCGCCGCACAACATAATAATCGCCGAGGAAGGCTCCGAGCTCAACATCATCACGGGCTGCACCGCGGACAGCAGGGCGAAGACCGTCGCCCACGTGGGCGTGAGCGAGTTCTACGTAAAGAAGAACGCCACGCTCGTCTTCACAATGATACACAGCTGGTCCGATGAGGCTTACGTGAGGCCCAGGACGGGAGTGATAGTCGAGGAGGGCGGGACATTCATCACCAACTACGTCACGATAAAGCCGGTGAGGGACATCCAGAGCTACCCGACAGCGCACCTGACGGGGAAGGGAGCCAAGGCAAAGTTCAACTCGATAATCTACGCGAGCAAGGACTCGATCATAGATCTTGGGAACAGGATCTACCTGATGGCCGAGGGGACCTCCGGGGAGTCGGTGTTCAAGGTGGTCTCGACGGGCACCTCGAAGGTCTACAACAGGGGCCAGATCATCGGCCAGAACAGGAACACCAAGGGGCACCTGGAGTGCAGGGGGATGATACTCTGCCCGACTTCGTCGATAACCGCAATACCCGAGCTCATAGCGGAGCACTCGGACACAGAGCTCTCGCATGAGGCGGCGATCGGCAGGCTCCAGGAGGAACAGCTCCACTACCTCATGGCCAGGGGCATCCAGCCGGAGCAGGCGATCGGCGTACTCGTCAAGGGCTTCCTCGATCCCGGCCTCCCAGGGCTTCCGGAGCGCCTCCAGGAAGAGATAAGGTCGAAGCTGGCGTTGCTGGAGAGGAAGAGCAGCCCCGAGGAGCCCTGCTGA